The following proteins are encoded in a genomic region of Streptomyces sp. NBC_01723:
- a CDS encoding ABC transporter substrate-binding protein produces MRNARAAHPTRRGILAAGGALGLGAALAACGDDDAKSGSGDDAGAGKSGPWSFKDDRGTTVKLDSVPKNIVAFTGVAAALWDYGVQVKGVFGPTTTKDGKPDVQAGDLDVDKVTVLGNEWGKLNVEKYATLAPEVLITTTFDTAGTLWSVPEESKDKVAKLAPSVAVSVFDRQLTQPLQRMWELAESLGADMRAKKVTDAKAAFEKAAARLRAAAKAKPEIRVLAGSASADLFYVSGTNLSVDLEYFKALGVNFVEPSEEAKKATGGWFESLSWENVDKHPADVIIMDDRASTIQPADITEGTWKQLPAVKAGQVIARSPEPILSYDKCTPLLNNLAEAIENAKKVG; encoded by the coding sequence ATGCGCAACGCCAGAGCTGCCCACCCGACCCGTCGCGGAATCCTCGCCGCCGGCGGCGCCCTCGGCCTCGGTGCCGCGCTCGCGGCCTGCGGGGACGACGACGCGAAGAGCGGCTCGGGCGACGACGCGGGCGCCGGCAAGTCCGGCCCCTGGTCCTTCAAGGACGACCGCGGCACGACCGTGAAGCTGGACTCGGTACCGAAGAACATCGTCGCCTTCACCGGTGTCGCGGCCGCCCTCTGGGACTACGGCGTCCAGGTCAAGGGCGTCTTCGGGCCCACCACGACCAAGGACGGCAAGCCCGACGTCCAGGCCGGCGACCTCGACGTCGACAAGGTCACCGTCCTCGGCAACGAGTGGGGCAAGCTCAACGTCGAGAAGTACGCGACCCTCGCCCCCGAGGTGCTCATCACCACGACGTTCGACACCGCGGGCACCCTCTGGTCGGTCCCGGAGGAGTCCAAGGACAAGGTCGCCAAACTCGCGCCGAGCGTGGCCGTCTCGGTCTTCGACCGCCAGCTCACCCAGCCGCTCCAGCGCATGTGGGAGCTGGCCGAGTCGCTGGGCGCCGACATGAGGGCCAAGAAGGTCACCGACGCCAAGGCCGCCTTCGAGAAGGCCGCCGCCCGGCTGCGCGCCGCCGCCAAGGCCAAGCCCGAGATCAGGGTCCTGGCCGGCTCCGCGAGCGCCGACCTCTTCTACGTCTCCGGCACCAACCTGTCGGTGGACCTGGAGTACTTCAAGGCCCTCGGCGTGAACTTCGTCGAGCCCTCGGAGGAGGCGAAGAAGGCGACCGGCGGCTGGTTCGAGAGCCTGAGCTGGGAGAACGTCGACAAGCACCCGGCCGACGTGATCATCATGGACGACCGCGCCTCCACCATCCAGCCCGCGGACATCACCGAGGGCACCTGGAAGCAGCTCCCGGCGGTCAAGGCCGGCCAGGTCATCGCCCGTTCCCCCGAGCCGATCCTGTCCTACGACAAGTGCACGCCACTGCTGAACAACCTCGCCGAGGCCATCGAGAACGCCAAGAAGGTCGGCTGA
- a CDS encoding siderophore-interacting protein, translated as MTTAVAAPFRFFSLQVVRTRRLGPSLTRVTFAGNDLSAFHSDGRDQSLSLFLPHPGQSEPAVPLEQGDGWWQAWRELPDDVRAVMRSYTLRALRRDADGDTAEIDVDFVLHGVEPGAAFEAGPAARWAAAATAGDRVLLLGPAIADNRAIRFRPPEDTDLVVIWGDETAVPAACAIVESLPAGTRARVWLEVPHAEDAQDLETAADAEITWLVRDATGGPEATLTTLRDARLPDAERPYVWIAGESGCVKALRRHFVRERGIDRRRITFVGYWRQGLTEEQLREQG; from the coding sequence ATGACGACGGCCGTAGCCGCCCCGTTCCGTTTCTTCTCCCTCCAGGTCGTACGGACGAGGCGGCTCGGTCCGTCTCTGACCCGTGTCACCTTCGCCGGGAACGACCTGAGCGCCTTCCACTCGGACGGCCGCGACCAGTCCCTGTCGCTGTTCCTGCCGCACCCGGGCCAGTCCGAGCCCGCGGTGCCCCTGGAGCAGGGCGACGGGTGGTGGCAGGCATGGCGTGAACTCCCGGACGACGTACGGGCGGTGATGCGCTCGTACACGCTGCGGGCGCTCCGGCGCGACGCCGACGGCGACACCGCCGAGATCGACGTCGACTTCGTGCTGCACGGCGTCGAACCCGGCGCCGCCTTCGAGGCCGGCCCCGCCGCCCGCTGGGCCGCCGCCGCCACCGCCGGGGACCGCGTCCTGCTGCTCGGCCCGGCGATCGCCGACAACCGGGCGATCCGCTTCCGGCCGCCCGAGGACACCGACCTGGTGGTGATCTGGGGCGACGAGACCGCCGTACCGGCCGCCTGCGCGATCGTCGAGTCGCTGCCCGCCGGCACCCGCGCCCGGGTCTGGCTGGAAGTGCCGCACGCCGAGGACGCGCAGGACCTCGAGACGGCGGCGGACGCCGAGATCACCTGGCTGGTCCGGGACGCCACCGGCGGCCCCGAGGCCACCCTGACCACCCTGCGGGACGCGCGGCTGCCGGACGCCGAGCGCCCCTACGTCTGGATCGCGGGCGAGTCCGGCTGCGTCAAGGCGCTGCGGCGGCACTTCGTGCGCGAGCGCGGCATCGACCGGCGGCGCATCACCTTCGTCGGCTACTGGCGCCAGGGGCTGACGGAGGAACAGCTCCGCGAACAGGGCTGA
- the desA gene encoding lysine decarboxylase DesA, whose product MRSHLLNDTTAEQYRRSVIEGVERVAARIATTDRPFTGVTVDALSPRIDEIDLDRPLHDTAAVLDELEDVYLRDAVYFHHPRYLAHLNCPVVIPAVLGEAVLSAVNSSLDTWDQSAGGTLIERKLIDWTTARIGLGPAADGVFTSGGTQSNLQALLLAREEAKTDSLGKLRIFASEVSHFSVQKSAKLLGLGPDAVVSIPVDQDKRLHTVALARELERCAQDGLVPMAVVATGGTTDFGSIDPLPEIAALCEQYGVWMHVDAAYGCGLLASLKYRDRLAGIERADSVTVDYHKSFFQPVSSSAVLVRDAATLRHATYHAEYLNPRRMVQERIPNQVDKSLQTTRRFDALKLWMTLRVMGADGIGQLFDEVCDLAAEGWRMIAADPRYDVVVEPSLSTLVFRYIPAAVTDPAEIDRANLYARRALFASGDAVVAGTKVAGRHYLKFTLLNPETTTADIAAVLDLIAGHAEQYLGESLDRAS is encoded by the coding sequence ATGCGCTCGCACCTGCTCAACGACACCACCGCGGAGCAGTACCGCCGCTCCGTGATCGAAGGAGTCGAGCGGGTGGCCGCCAGAATCGCCACCACCGACCGCCCGTTCACCGGCGTCACGGTCGACGCCCTCTCCCCCCGCATCGACGAGATCGACCTCGACCGGCCGCTGCACGACACGGCCGCGGTCCTCGACGAGCTGGAGGACGTCTACCTCCGCGACGCCGTCTACTTCCACCACCCCCGCTACCTCGCCCACCTCAACTGCCCGGTCGTCATACCGGCGGTGCTCGGCGAGGCGGTACTGTCCGCCGTCAACTCCTCCCTGGACACCTGGGACCAGTCGGCCGGCGGCACGCTCATCGAGCGGAAACTGATCGACTGGACCACCGCCCGCATCGGCCTCGGCCCCGCCGCCGACGGCGTGTTCACCTCCGGGGGCACCCAGTCCAACCTCCAGGCACTGCTGCTGGCCCGCGAGGAGGCCAAGACCGACTCCCTGGGCAAACTGCGCATCTTCGCCTCCGAGGTCAGCCACTTCAGCGTGCAGAAGTCCGCGAAACTCCTCGGCCTCGGCCCGGACGCCGTCGTCTCGATCCCCGTCGACCAGGACAAGCGCCTGCACACCGTGGCCCTCGCCCGTGAGCTGGAGCGCTGCGCGCAGGACGGCCTCGTCCCCATGGCCGTCGTCGCCACCGGCGGCACCACCGACTTCGGCTCCATCGACCCGCTCCCGGAGATCGCCGCGCTCTGCGAGCAGTACGGCGTGTGGATGCACGTGGACGCGGCCTACGGCTGCGGGCTGCTCGCCTCCCTGAAGTACCGGGACCGGCTGGCCGGCATCGAGCGGGCCGACTCGGTCACGGTCGACTACCACAAGTCCTTCTTCCAGCCGGTGAGTTCCTCCGCCGTGCTGGTCCGGGACGCGGCCACCCTGCGCCACGCCACCTACCACGCGGAGTACCTCAACCCGCGCCGCATGGTGCAGGAACGTATCCCCAACCAGGTGGACAAGTCGCTCCAGACCACCCGCCGCTTCGACGCGCTCAAGCTGTGGATGACGCTGCGCGTGATGGGCGCCGACGGCATCGGGCAGCTCTTCGACGAGGTGTGCGACCTGGCCGCCGAGGGCTGGCGGATGATCGCCGCCGACCCGCGCTACGACGTCGTCGTGGAGCCGAGCCTGTCCACCCTGGTCTTCCGCTACATCCCGGCGGCCGTCACCGACCCCGCCGAGATCGACCGCGCCAACCTGTACGCCCGCCGGGCCCTGTTCGCCTCCGGCGACGCCGTGGTCGCGGGCACCAAGGTGGCCGGACGCCACTACCTGAAGTTCACCCTGCTCAACCCCGAGACGACCACGGCCGACATCGCCGCCGTCCTCGACCTGATCGCCGGCCACGCCGAGCAGTACCTGGGAGAGTCCCTTGACCGCGCTTCCTGA
- a CDS encoding lysine N(6)-hydroxylase/L-ornithine N(5)-oxygenase family protein: protein MTALPEASAPYDFVGIGLGPFNLGLACLTEPIDGLNGVFLESKPDFEWHAGMFLDGAHLQTPFMSDLVTLADPTSPYSFLNYLKEQGRLYSFYIRENFYPLRVEYDDYCRWAANKLSSVRFSTTVTEVTYDEREELYAVATTAGDTYRARRLVLGTGTPPHIPDACRGLAGDFLHNSQYVQHRAELVKKESITLVGSGQSAAEIYQDLLSEIDVHGYRLNWVTRSPRFFPLEYTKLTLEMTSPEYVDYYHALPEPTRYRLTAEQKGLFKGIDGDLINDIFDLLYQKKLGGPVPTRLLTNSALTSARYADGTYTLGFRQEEQGTDFEIDTEGLILATGYRYTEPEFLKPVRDRLCYDSRGNFDVARNYAVDVTGSGVFLQNAGVHTHSVTSPDLGMGAYRNSYIVRELLGTEYYPVEKSIAFQEFSA from the coding sequence TTGACCGCGCTTCCTGAAGCCAGTGCCCCGTACGACTTCGTGGGGATCGGCCTCGGCCCCTTCAACCTCGGCCTCGCCTGCCTCACCGAGCCCATCGACGGGCTGAACGGCGTCTTCCTGGAGTCCAAGCCGGACTTCGAGTGGCACGCCGGCATGTTCCTGGACGGCGCCCACCTCCAGACCCCGTTCATGTCGGACCTGGTCACGCTCGCCGACCCGACCTCCCCGTACTCCTTCCTCAACTACCTGAAGGAGCAGGGCCGGCTGTACTCGTTCTACATCCGGGAGAACTTCTACCCGCTGCGTGTCGAGTACGACGACTACTGCCGCTGGGCCGCGAACAAACTGAGCAGCGTCCGCTTCTCCACGACGGTCACCGAGGTGACGTACGACGAGCGCGAGGAGCTGTACGCCGTCGCCACCACGGCCGGCGACACCTACCGCGCCCGCCGCCTCGTCCTCGGCACCGGCACCCCGCCGCACATCCCGGACGCCTGCCGCGGTCTGGCCGGCGACTTCCTCCACAACTCCCAGTACGTCCAGCACCGCGCGGAGCTGGTGAAGAAGGAGTCGATCACGCTGGTCGGCAGCGGCCAGTCCGCCGCCGAGATCTACCAGGACCTGCTCAGCGAGATCGACGTCCACGGCTACCGGCTCAACTGGGTGACGCGCTCCCCGCGCTTCTTCCCGCTGGAGTACACCAAGCTCACGCTGGAGATGACCTCGCCGGAGTACGTGGACTACTACCACGCGCTGCCGGAGCCCACCCGCTACCGCCTCACGGCGGAGCAGAAGGGCCTGTTCAAGGGCATCGACGGCGACCTGATCAACGACATCTTCGACCTGCTCTACCAGAAGAAGCTGGGCGGACCGGTCCCCACCCGCCTGCTCACCAACTCGGCCCTGACCAGCGCCCGGTACGCGGACGGCACGTACACCCTGGGCTTCCGCCAGGAGGAGCAGGGCACGGACTTCGAGATCGACACCGAGGGCCTGATCCTGGCCACCGGGTACCGGTACACCGAGCCGGAGTTCCTCAAGCCCGTCCGCGACCGGCTGTGCTACGACTCCCGCGGCAACTTCGACGTGGCCCGCAACTACGCCGTGGACGTCACGGGCAGCGGCGTGTTCCTTCAGAACGCGGGTGTCCACACGCACAGCGTCACCAGCCCCGACCTGGGTATGGGCGCCTACCGCAACAGCTACATCGTCCGAGAGCTGCTCGGCACCGAGTACTACCCGGTCGAGAAGTCGATCGCGTTCCAGGAGTTCAGCGCATGA
- a CDS encoding GNAT family N-acetyltransferase yields the protein MTTPTTSATRRIGALTLRPLDPLRDAELLHGWLTHPKSAFWMMQEAKLVDVERAYMDVAADPHQDAFIGLHDGVPAFLMERYDPVHRELTGLYEPAPGDVGMHFLVAPTDRPVHGFTRAVITAVMTELFADPATARVVVEPDVGNKAVHALNAAVGFVPEREIQKPEKKALLSFCTRDQFEKAVSA from the coding sequence ATGACCACCCCCACGACATCCGCCACCAGGAGGATCGGTGCCCTCACCCTGCGCCCCCTCGACCCGCTCAGGGACGCCGAGCTGCTGCACGGCTGGCTCACCCACCCCAAGTCCGCGTTCTGGATGATGCAGGAGGCGAAACTGGTCGACGTCGAGCGGGCCTACATGGACGTGGCCGCCGACCCGCACCAGGACGCGTTCATCGGCCTGCACGACGGCGTCCCCGCCTTCCTGATGGAGCGGTACGACCCGGTCCACCGCGAGCTGACCGGCCTGTACGAGCCGGCCCCCGGTGACGTCGGCATGCATTTCCTGGTCGCCCCCACCGACCGGCCGGTGCACGGCTTCACCCGCGCCGTCATCACCGCCGTCATGACCGAGCTGTTCGCCGACCCGGCCACCGCCCGCGTCGTCGTCGAGCCGGACGTCGGCAACAAGGCCGTCCACGCCCTGAACGCAGCCGTCGGATTCGTGCCCGAGCGCGAGATCCAGAAGCCGGAGAAGAAGGCGTTGCTGAGCTTCTGCACCCGCGACCAGTTCGAGAAGGCGGTGTCCGCATGA
- a CDS encoding IucA/IucC family protein, which produces MSLADAVAHLSPERWEQANRLLIRKALAEFTHERLLSPERDGEEYVVLSDDGQTRYRFTATVRALDHWQVDAASITRHRDGADLPLAALDFFVELQKTLGLSEEILPVYLEEISSTLSGTCYKLTKPKVTSAELARAGFQAVETGMTEGHPCFVANNGRLGFGIHEYLSYAPETASPVRLVWLAAHRSRAAFTAGVGIEYESFVRDELGERTVDRFHGVLRERGLDPADYLFIPVHPWQWWNKLTVTFAAEVARGHLVCLGEGDDEYLAQQSIRTFFNASHPEKHYVKTALSVLNMGFMRGLSAAYMEATPAINDWLAQLIEGDPVLRSTGLSIIRERAAVGYRHLEYEQATDRYSPYRKMLAALWRESPVPSLEEGETLATMASLVHVDHEGASFAGALIERSGLAPAEWLRHYLRAYYVPLLHSFYAYDLVYMPHGENVILVLEDGVVRRAIYKDIAEEIAVMDPDAALPPEVARIAVDVPEDKKLLSIFTDVFDCFFRFLAANLAGEGIVEEDAFWRTVAEVTREYQESVPELAEKFERYDMFAPEFALSCLNRLQLRDNRQMVDLADPSGALQLVGRLENPLAGR; this is translated from the coding sequence ATGAGCCTCGCCGACGCCGTCGCCCACCTCTCCCCCGAGCGCTGGGAGCAGGCCAACCGCCTCCTGATCCGCAAGGCCCTGGCCGAGTTCACGCACGAGAGGCTGCTCTCCCCCGAACGGGACGGCGAGGAGTACGTCGTCCTCAGCGACGACGGCCAGACCCGCTACCGCTTCACGGCCACCGTCCGCGCCCTGGACCACTGGCAGGTGGACGCCGCCTCGATCACCCGCCACCGCGACGGGGCCGACCTCCCGCTCGCCGCGCTGGACTTCTTCGTCGAGCTGCAGAAGACGCTGGGCCTGAGTGAGGAGATCCTGCCGGTCTACCTGGAGGAGATCTCCTCCACCCTCTCCGGCACCTGCTACAAGCTCACCAAGCCGAAGGTCACCTCCGCCGAGCTGGCCCGCGCCGGCTTCCAGGCCGTCGAGACCGGTATGACCGAGGGCCACCCGTGCTTCGTCGCCAACAACGGGCGGCTCGGCTTCGGCATCCACGAGTACCTGTCCTACGCCCCCGAGACCGCGAGCCCGGTCCGGCTGGTGTGGCTGGCCGCGCACCGCTCCCGCGCGGCGTTCACGGCGGGCGTGGGCATCGAGTACGAGTCCTTCGTCCGCGACGAGCTGGGCGAACGGACCGTCGACCGCTTCCACGGCGTCCTGCGCGAGCGGGGCCTGGACCCGGCCGACTACCTGTTCATCCCGGTCCACCCCTGGCAGTGGTGGAACAAGCTCACCGTGACCTTCGCCGCCGAGGTCGCCCGCGGGCACCTGGTCTGCCTCGGCGAGGGCGACGACGAGTACCTGGCCCAGCAGTCCATCCGCACCTTCTTCAACGCCTCGCACCCCGAGAAGCACTACGTGAAGACGGCCCTGTCCGTCCTCAACATGGGCTTCATGCGCGGCCTGTCGGCTGCCTACATGGAGGCCACCCCGGCCATCAACGACTGGCTCGCCCAGCTCATCGAGGGCGACCCGGTGCTCAGGTCGACGGGCCTGAGCATCATCCGGGAGCGGGCCGCCGTCGGCTACCGGCACCTGGAGTACGAGCAGGCCACCGACCGCTACTCGCCGTACCGCAAGATGCTGGCCGCGCTCTGGCGGGAGAGCCCGGTGCCCTCCCTCGAGGAGGGCGAGACGCTCGCCACCATGGCCTCCCTCGTCCACGTCGACCACGAGGGCGCCTCCTTCGCGGGCGCGCTGATCGAGCGGTCGGGCCTCGCGCCCGCCGAGTGGCTGCGGCACTACCTGCGCGCCTACTACGTCCCGCTGCTGCACAGCTTCTACGCCTACGACCTGGTGTACATGCCGCACGGCGAGAACGTGATCCTGGTCCTGGAGGACGGGGTGGTGCGGCGCGCGATCTACAAGGACATCGCCGAGGAGATCGCGGTGATGGACCCGGACGCGGCACTGCCGCCGGAGGTCGCCCGGATCGCCGTGGACGTGCCCGAGGACAAGAAGCTCCTGTCCATCTTCACGGACGTCTTCGACTGCTTCTTCCGCTTCCTCGCCGCGAACCTGGCGGGCGAGGGCATCGTGGAGGAGGACGCCTTCTGGCGGACGGTCGCGGAGGTCACCCGCGAGTACCAGGAGTCGGTGCCGGAACTGGCCGAGAAGTTCGAGCGGTACGACATGTTCGCGCCCGAGTTCGCGCTGTCCTGCCTCAACCGGCTCCAGCTGCGCGACAACCGGCAGATGGTGGACCTCGCCGACCCGTCCGGCGCGCTCCAGCTGGTCGGCCGGCTGGAGAACCCGCTCGCGGGCCGGTAG
- a CDS encoding beta-N-acetylhexosaminidase: protein MRAHRRHHRTTPRTSRLLGSLLLVATACAITTGAAPAHKTAATPLDQVIPAPASVDPGGAPYRITRSTHIRVDDSREARRVGDYLAGVLRPSTGYRLPVTSHGHGGIQLRLAKGSYGDEGYRLDSGRSGVTITARAAAGLFHGVQTLRQLLPAAVEKDSVQPGPWLVAGGTVEDTPRYGWRAAMLDVSRHFFTVDEVKHYIDRVALYKYNKLHLHLSDDQGWRIAIDSWPRLATYGGSTEVGGGPGGYYTKDDYKEILRHAASRHLEVVPEIDMPGHTNAALASYAELNCDGVAPPLYTGTKVGFSSLCVGKEVTYDFVDDVVRELAALTPGRYLHIGGDEAHSTPHEDFVAFMKRVQPIVAKYGKTVVGWHQLASAEPVEGALVQYWGLDRTSDAEKAQVAEAARNGTGLILSPADRTYLDMKYTKDTPLGLSWAGYVEVQRSYDWDPAAYLPGAPASAVRGVEAPLWTETLSDPEQLEFMAFPRLPGVAELGWSPASTHDWDTYKVRLAAQAPRWEAMGIDYYRSPQVPWT from the coding sequence GTGAGAGCTCATCGACGGCACCACCGAACGACTCCCCGCACCAGCCGGCTGCTGGGATCGCTGCTTCTGGTGGCGACGGCCTGCGCCATCACCACCGGCGCGGCACCCGCGCACAAAACGGCCGCGACCCCCCTGGACCAGGTGATCCCGGCCCCCGCCTCGGTCGACCCGGGCGGTGCCCCCTACCGCATCACCCGCTCCACCCACATCCGCGTCGACGACTCGCGCGAGGCCCGCCGCGTCGGCGACTACCTGGCCGGGGTCCTGCGGCCGTCCACCGGCTACCGGCTGCCCGTCACCTCCCACGGCCACGGCGGCATCCAGCTGCGCCTGGCCAAGGGCTCCTACGGCGACGAGGGCTACCGCCTCGACAGCGGCCGCTCCGGCGTCACCATCACCGCCCGCGCGGCGGCCGGCCTCTTCCACGGCGTCCAGACCCTCCGTCAGCTCCTGCCCGCCGCCGTCGAGAAGGACTCCGTGCAGCCCGGCCCCTGGCTGGTGGCCGGCGGCACCGTCGAGGACACCCCCCGCTACGGCTGGCGCGCCGCCATGCTGGACGTCTCCCGGCACTTCTTCACCGTCGACGAGGTGAAGCACTACATCGACCGCGTCGCCCTCTACAAGTACAACAAGCTCCACCTGCACCTCAGCGACGACCAGGGCTGGCGCATCGCCATCGACTCCTGGCCGCGCCTGGCGACGTACGGCGGCTCCACCGAGGTCGGCGGCGGCCCCGGCGGCTACTACACCAAGGACGACTACAAGGAGATCCTGCGCCACGCCGCCTCCCGCCACCTGGAGGTCGTGCCCGAGATCGACATGCCGGGCCACACCAACGCGGCCCTCGCCTCCTACGCCGAGCTGAACTGCGACGGCGTCGCGCCGCCGCTGTACACCGGCACCAAGGTCGGCTTCAGCTCGCTGTGCGTCGGCAAGGAGGTCACGTACGACTTCGTCGACGACGTCGTGCGCGAGCTGGCCGCGCTCACCCCGGGCCGCTACCTCCACATCGGCGGCGACGAGGCGCACTCCACGCCCCACGAGGACTTCGTCGCCTTCATGAAGCGGGTGCAGCCGATCGTCGCGAAGTACGGCAAGACGGTCGTCGGCTGGCACCAGCTGGCGAGCGCCGAACCGGTCGAGGGCGCGCTCGTCCAGTACTGGGGCCTGGACCGCACCAGTGACGCGGAGAAGGCCCAGGTCGCCGAGGCCGCGCGGAACGGGACCGGGCTGATCCTGTCCCCGGCCGACCGGACGTACCTGGACATGAAGTACACCAAGGACACCCCGCTGGGTCTGTCCTGGGCGGGCTATGTCGAGGTGCAGCGGTCCTACGACTGGGACCCGGCCGCCTATCTGCCGGGCGCCCCGGCCTCCGCGGTGCGCGGTGTCGAGGCGCCGCTGTGGACGGAGACCCTCTCCGACCCGGAGCAGCTGGAGTTCATGGCCTTCCCGAGGCTGCCGGGCGTCGCCGAACTGGGCTGGTCCCCGGCGTCGACGCACGACTGGGACACCTACAAGGTGCGGCTGGCCGCCCAGGCGCCGCGCTGGGAGGCGATGGGCATCGACTACTACCGCTCGCCGCAGGTCCCCTGGACCTGA
- a CDS encoding DUF4429 domain-containing protein yields MAEIIQKDGTWVFDGDSLRLTPGRDKSVALLRRELGELLVPLSALAGISFEQGRKSGRLRLRLRDGADPLLHATGGRLTEPHDPYQLLVESDRYGVAEYFVDEVRNALLLDQVPSGPVDAYLLPGPAVPLSVSAGDGIASFDGERVRLEWKWQAEDAKSAGGPRTLPLGDILSVEWQPEVGMENGHLRFTVRGAPSKVPPKYDPNAVELWGFKKDPLMALVAAAVQARLPHPAAPAAPEKTLPPGDTPTLAPAAEDDHDALLRRLRELGELHRSGVLTEEEFNLAKQAVLKRF; encoded by the coding sequence ATGGCGGAAATCATCCAGAAGGACGGAACGTGGGTCTTCGACGGCGACTCGCTGCGGCTGACTCCTGGACGCGACAAGAGCGTCGCCCTGCTGCGCCGGGAGTTGGGTGAACTGCTCGTCCCGCTCTCGGCGTTGGCGGGCATATCGTTCGAGCAGGGCCGCAAGTCCGGCCGGCTGCGGCTGCGCCTGCGGGACGGCGCCGACCCGCTGCTGCACGCGACGGGCGGCCGGCTGACCGAGCCGCACGACCCGTACCAGCTCCTCGTGGAGTCCGACCGGTACGGCGTGGCCGAGTACTTCGTGGACGAGGTGCGCAACGCCCTGCTCCTGGACCAGGTTCCGTCCGGCCCGGTGGACGCGTACCTGCTGCCGGGCCCCGCCGTCCCGCTGTCGGTGTCGGCCGGGGACGGCATCGCGAGCTTCGACGGCGAGCGGGTGCGCCTGGAGTGGAAGTGGCAGGCGGAGGACGCCAAGTCGGCCGGGGGCCCGCGCACCCTCCCCCTCGGCGACATCCTCTCGGTGGAGTGGCAGCCGGAGGTGGGCATGGAGAACGGCCACCTCCGGTTCACCGTGCGGGGCGCGCCGAGCAAGGTGCCGCCCAAGTACGACCCGAACGCGGTGGAGCTGTGGGGGTTCAAGAAGGACCCGCTGATGGCCCTGGTCGCCGCGGCCGTGCAGGCCCGCCTCCCGCACCCGGCCGCCCCCGCCGCCCCGGAGAAGACCCTCCCGCCCGGGGACACACCGACCCTGGCCCCCGCGGCCGAGGACGACCACGACGCGCTGCTGCGCCGGCTGCGGGAGCTGGGTGAACTGCACCGCTCCGGGGTCCTGACGGAGGAGGAGTTCAACCTGGCCAAGCAGGCGGTACTGAAGCGCTTCTGA